A single genomic interval of Euwallacea similis isolate ESF13 chromosome 2, ESF131.1, whole genome shotgun sequence harbors:
- the LOC136416630 gene encoding uncharacterized protein isoform X3: MTRVDEFLIFSCVFCVVPYACATLTIKQIIGPDSIEIGSKSDLILDCDFDAQGEEDVVLKWFFNGLEDHIYQWIPPREHAYTLGSLKNFIDPTYRTSSDPNQMFRALKFKEINPALSGNYSCKVDTNDEDEWLTKQLIVYSPPTSFEIYLTSGNDEYPGDEIVFCEAFNVFPKPDFNLSLAGENGTIELPEYFKPKRTEFSDQEGFYNVTITLPFNSSYLDSGTTKFICMLSIDGTNYTDMKSVEHFVDNGGSYRGASILLSLLLILSLVLAT, encoded by the exons ATGACGAGGGttgatgaatttttgatttttagttGTGTGTTTTGTGTTGTGCCTTACG CTTGTGCCACTCTGACCATCAAACAAATCATCGGACCAGACTCGATCGAAATCGGTTCGAAGAGTGATTTGATCTTAGACTGTGACTTCGACGCCCAAGGCGAAGAAGATGTGGTGCTCAAATGGTTTTTTAACGGGTTGGAGGACCACATTTACCAATGGATTCCTCCGAGGGAACATGCATATACTCTAGGGAGCTTAAAGAACTTTATCGATCCTACTTACAGGACTTCCAGCGATCCTAATCAAATGTTTAGGGCGTTGAAGTTTAAAGAAATCAACCCTGCTTTAAGTGGGAATTACAGCTGTAAAGTGGATACCAATGATGAGGATGAATGGCTTACCAAGCAGcttattgtttatt ctCCGCCTACTTCGTTCGAAATCTATCTAACTAGTGGAAACGACGAGTATCCAGGCGATGAAATAGTTTTTTGTGAGGCTTTCAACGTTTTCCCAAAACCCGATTTCAACTTGTCCTTGGCAGGAGA GAACGGCACCATCGAATTACCTGAGTATTTTAAACCTAAGAGAACAGAATTCTCAGATCAAGAAGGGTTCTACAACGTTACCATAACGCTGCCTTTTAACTCCAGTTACTTAGATTCAGGAACCACCAAATTCATTTGTATGCTCAGTATTGATGGAACGAACTATACAGATATGAAGAGTGTCGAACATTTTGTGG ATAATGGCGGTAGCTACAGAGGTGCCTCAATACTGCTGAGTCTGCTACTTATTCTATCGCTGGTTCTAGCTACTTGA
- the LOC136416630 gene encoding uncharacterized protein isoform X2, translated as MTRVDEFLIFSCVFCVVPYACATLTIKQIIGPDSIEIGSKSDLILDCDFDAQGEEDVVLKWFFNGLEDHIYQWIPPREHAYTLGSLKNFIDPTYRTSSDPNQMFRALKFKEINPALSGNYSCKVDTNDEDEWLTKQLIVYSPPTSFEIYLTSGNDEYPGDEIVFCEAFNVFPKPDFNLSLAGENGTIELPEYFKPKRTEFSDQEGFYNVTITLPFNSSYLDSGTTKFICMLSIDGTNYTDMKSVEHFVDSNKAEPSSFELLNAPQNDNFTSNFTDDGGRDNGGSYRGASILLSLLLILSLVLAT; from the exons ATGACGAGGGttgatgaatttttgatttttagttGTGTGTTTTGTGTTGTGCCTTACG CTTGTGCCACTCTGACCATCAAACAAATCATCGGACCAGACTCGATCGAAATCGGTTCGAAGAGTGATTTGATCTTAGACTGTGACTTCGACGCCCAAGGCGAAGAAGATGTGGTGCTCAAATGGTTTTTTAACGGGTTGGAGGACCACATTTACCAATGGATTCCTCCGAGGGAACATGCATATACTCTAGGGAGCTTAAAGAACTTTATCGATCCTACTTACAGGACTTCCAGCGATCCTAATCAAATGTTTAGGGCGTTGAAGTTTAAAGAAATCAACCCTGCTTTAAGTGGGAATTACAGCTGTAAAGTGGATACCAATGATGAGGATGAATGGCTTACCAAGCAGcttattgtttatt ctCCGCCTACTTCGTTCGAAATCTATCTAACTAGTGGAAACGACGAGTATCCAGGCGATGAAATAGTTTTTTGTGAGGCTTTCAACGTTTTCCCAAAACCCGATTTCAACTTGTCCTTGGCAGGAGA GAACGGCACCATCGAATTACCTGAGTATTTTAAACCTAAGAGAACAGAATTCTCAGATCAAGAAGGGTTCTACAACGTTACCATAACGCTGCCTTTTAACTCCAGTTACTTAGATTCAGGAACCACCAAATTCATTTGTATGCTCAGTATTGATGGAACGAACTATACAGATATGAAGAGTGTCGAACATTTTGTGG ATTCAAATAAAGCTGAACCTTCATCATTCGAGCTTCTCAATGCGCCTCAAAATGACAATTTCACATCTAACTTCACTGATGATGGCGGCAGAG ATAATGGCGGTAGCTACAGAGGTGCCTCAATACTGCTGAGTCTGCTACTTATTCTATCGCTGGTTCTAGCTACTTGA
- the LOC136416682 gene encoding glutathione S-transferase 1-like gives MGKLKLYYAQVSPAARSSLLTIEALGLDVELIPVNLAAGEHRTPQFLKKNPLHTVPTLEDGDFHLFDSHAINAYLVSKYGKDDSLYPKDPEKRAIVDQRLHFDSGIVFPRMGAIVVALLRGGAKTIEKDKADLVSQAYQSLEILLEGRKYVAGNELTIADFSLIATVSSLNSAIVPVASNTYPRISEWLSRMQALPYYKTNQIGVDQFKGMIQSKLA, from the exons ATGGGTAAGCTGAAGCTGTACTACGCTCAAGTGAGCCCTGCAGCCAGATCTTCGTTGTTAACCATTGAAGCTTTGGGCTTGGACGTGGAGTTGATACCTGTCAATCTTGCTGCCGGTGAGCATCGTACACCACAATTTTTGAAG aaaaaccCGCTCCACACCGTGCCAACCCTTGAAGATGGCGATTTTCACCTCTTCGACAGTCATGCAATTAACGCCTATTTGGTTAGTAAATATGGAAAAGATGACTCCCTGTACCCGAAAGATCCCGAAAAACGCGCCATTGTGGATCAGAGGTTGCATTTCGACTCTGGAATCGTATTTCCCAGGATGGGAGCCATTGTT GTGGCTCTCCTCCGAGGCGGAGCCAAGACCATCGAAAAAGACAAGGCAGATCTCGTCTCCCAAGCCTACCAATCTCTGGAAATTCTCCTCGAAGGCAGGAAATATGTGGCAGGAAACGAGCTCACCATAGCAGATTTTAGCTTAATTGCTACAGTATCCAGTCTTAACTCTGCCATTGTACCTGTAGCTTCCAATACTTACCCTAGAATCAGCGAGTGGTTGTCTAGGATGCAGGCTTTGCCTTATTACAAAACAAACCAGATTGGGGTTGATCAGTTTAAGGGAATGATTCAGAGCAAATTGGCTTAG
- the LOC136416605 gene encoding beta-galactosidase-1-like protein 2, producing MADTILPTLYQYYTGDGIHNGLSDSAPDFHLNGKKLKIFSGALHYFRVHPSYWKDRLRKYRAAGLNCVETYVPWNIHEPEDGHFDFGEDVEKNDFSLFLDLVAFVKMAQEEDLLVILRPGPYICAEWEFGGLPSWLLRHNLKIRTSDPKYLFYVERYFKQLFSLLSPLQFTKGGPIIAFQIENEYGNVKEEGKSFDSAYLEALKSILRNNGIVELLFTSDTPTSGFQGSLPDVLATANFQEDCSIELALLKAHQPKKPLMVMEYWTGWFDHYTEKHHERNVGKFDGVLEDILMWNSSFNLYMMHGGTNWGFLNGANIFGAGDDNSGFQPDTSSYDYDAPLSENGDYTDKYVTVQRLTNEYNEMYISQPSPPEPTFRTAYPDLEITGELSLNDLISQSKYILESEVLLPMEKLDINNKNGQSYGYIVYRKENLDIKAGSALKIEGHVCDTVLVLINGNLVSKIFETEEDLNGFGYWRLKDSTLKLPEEDFTAATLDLVVENFGRVNYGKLHQFNQYKGLWQGNVLIDNQVLSNWKIVPLEFKKSWTKQLSNWQRPTFIPGPRLYRAILHLNQDIRDTYVDFKGWNKGFVIVNSFVLSRYFKVGPQQAGYLPAPFLKPGDNEILIFEHFEPRKSVRFCPDPYFETLGDGKILRSLL from the exons ATGGCAGATACAATTTTACCGACTTTGTACCAATATTACACGGGTGACGGTATACACAATGGCCTAAGTGATTCAGCCCCAGACTTTCATTTAAACGGTAAGAAGTTGAAGATTTTCAGTGGGGCATTGCACTATTTCCGCGTCCACCCCTCATACTGGAAGGACAGATTGAGGAAATATAGAGCTGCCGGATTAAATTGTGTGGAAACTTATGTTCCATGGAACATCCATGAACCTGAAGATGGGCACTTTGATTTCGGTGAAGAcgttgaaaaaaatgattttagtttGTTCTTGGATTTAGTGGCTTTTGTTAAGATGGCTCAGGAGGAAGATTTGCTGGTGATATTGAGGCCTGGGCCGTATATTTGTGCTGAATGGGAGTTTGGGGG GCTTCCGAGCTGGCTTCTCCGTCACAACCTAAAAATCCGAACCTCCGACCCCAAATACCTCTTCTACGTTGAGAGATATTTCAAACAACTATTCTCCCTACTAAGCCCTTTACAATTCACTAAAGGCGGCCCTATCATCGCCTTCcaaatagaaaatgaatatGGTAATGTAAAAGAAGAAGGAAAGTCCTTTGATTCAGCATATCTAGAAGCTTTGAAAAGCATCTTAAGGAATAATGGGATTGTGGAGCTTCTGTTCACCTCAGATACGCCCACATCAGGGTTCCAAGGCAGCTTACCTGATGTTTTGGCAACAGCAAACTTCCAAGAGGATTGTTCCATTGAGTTGGCATTGTTAAAGGCACATCAGCCCAAAAAACCATTGATGGTTATGGAGTATTGGACTGGGTGGTTTGATCACTACACTGAAAAGCACCATGAAAGGAATGTGGGGAAGTTTGATGGGGTTTTGGAGGATATTCTCATGTGGAATTCTTCATTTAACTTGTATATGATGCATGGGGGTACCAATTGGGGGTTTTTGAATGGGGCCAATATTTTTGGAGCTGGGGATGATAATTCCG GCTTTCAGCCAGATACATCTAGTTACGACTACGACGCCCCGTTATCAGAAAATGGTGACTATACCGATAAATACGTAACTGTCCAAAGACTCACAAATGAATATAACGAAATGTACATTAGCCAACCTTCCCCCCCAGAACCGACCTTCAGAACTGCCTATCCAGATTTGGAAATTACTGGAGAGCTCAGTTTAAATGACCTGATTTCTCAgtctaaatatattttagaaagCGAGGTTTTACTGCCCATGGAAAAGCTGGatataaacaacaaaaatggACAAAGTTATGGATATATTGTTTATAGAAAAGAGAATCTGGATATCAAAGCTGGATCTGCACTAAAAATTGAAGGGCATGTTTGTGACACAGTGTTAGTGTTGATAAATGGGAATTTAGtgtctaaaatttttgaaactgaagaGGACCTCAATGGTTTTGGCTATTGGAGGCTGAAAGATTCCACTTTAAAATTACCTGAAGAAGACTTCACTGCAGCCACACTAGATTTAGTTGTAGAGAATTTTGGCAGAGTTAACTACGGAAAACTGCACCAGTTTAATCAGTATAAAGGTCTTTGGCAGGGCAATGTTCTAATTGACAACCAAGTGCTATCAAACTGGAAAATCGTCCCtttagaattcaaaaaatcatggACCAAACAACTCTCAAACTGGCAGAGACCGACTTTCATTCCAGGCCCTCGCCTGTATCGAGCAATCTTACATTTAAATCAGGACATCAGGGACACTTACGTGGATTTTAAGGGCTGGAATAAAGGCTTTGTCATAGTGAATAGTTTCGTGTTATCTAGATATTTTAAAGTAGGCCCCCAGCAGGCGGGGTATTTGCCGGCTCCCTTTTTGAAGCCTGGAGACAAcgagattttgatttttgagcATTTTGAGCCTCGCAAGAGTGTTAGATTTTGCCCAGATCCTTATTTTGAGACGTTGGGAGatgggaaaattttgagaagtTTATTGTGA
- the LOC136416630 gene encoding uncharacterized protein isoform X1: MDYLSNSQLQSYEILINKIDQQHETYQKLTREIQKLNNELTIANLTKLKRSFKIGHINVKIFSDLTDLFNLYRDEIQQSISEFCKSVNCKFYLIEVFITETLQKKLEGLSCSLWICLKYQGTSVNKTMNIEDKINVPLMQVLAINQSVVDCEVSVFLRLNSNDRLTMVNLDSVKIDISYHFESSKKSKYMSKEKKILNAAYSYDNDNFLLNLKLHKPILMEFQFLTKIDNKALIDLFIKNCYHKLDIEQFSELAADSKGNFVLKFSTGAQKHSLTLDKESRVVTLKSNPADLEKLKEYFESAIQVRDRSKIDEALKELNNSLSGVCDDKEELCRMYRCLRHVWSK; this comes from the exons aTGGATTACCTTTCCAACAGCCAACTTCAATCCTATGAAATTCTCATAAACAAAATTGACCAGCAACATGAGACTTACCAGAAATTAACCAGGGAAATTCAGAAATTAAATAACGAACTAACAATTGcgaatttaacaaaattaaaacgcTCTTTCAAAATCGGTCACATTAATGTAAAGATTTTCAGCGATTTGACggatttgtttaatttgtaCCGCGATGAAATCCAACAATCTATCTCTGAGTTTTGCAAATctgtaaattgcaaattttatttgattgaGGTGTTTATTACTGAAACTCTGCAGAAAAAGCTGGAGGGGCTGAGTTGCTCGTTGTGGATTTGTTTGAAATATCAAGGAACTTCTGTGAATAAAACCATGAATATTGAggataaaattaatgtacCCTTGATGCAAGTCCTAGCAATTAATCAAAGCGTTGTAGATTGTGAAGTATCTGTGTTTTTACGCTTAAATTCAAACGACAGACTGACAATGGTAAATTTGGATAGTGTTAAAATAGATATATCTTATCATTTTGAGTCTTCCAAGAAATCTAAATATATGagcaaagagaaaaaaattttaaacgcaGCCTATTCCtatgataatgataattttctgCTAAACTTAAAGCTGCATAAAccaattttaatggaatttcaaTTCCTTACAAAAATCGACAACAAAGCCCTCATAGacctttttattaaaaactgctACCACAAATTAGACATCGAGCAATTCTCCGAATTGGCAGCAGACTCGAAGGGAAActttgtattaaaattctcTACTGGAGCTCAGAAACATTCTCTGACTTTGGATAAGGAGAGCAGGGTAGTAACTTTAAAGAGCAATCCGGCAGACTTGGAGAAGCTGAAGGAGTATTTTGAGAGTGCCATACAAGTGCGAGATCGAAGCAAAATTGATGAAGCTTTAAAA GAATTGAATAATAGTTTGAGTGGGGTTTGTGATGATAAGGAGGAGCTGTGCAGGATGTATCGCTGCCTCAGACATGTTTGGTCAAAGTAG
- the LOC136416691 gene encoding glutathione S-transferase 1-1-like translates to MGLKLYMIWGSPPVNAVLMVAKALNLELELKELDFTRQEYLDDWYIKINPSHTVPALDDNGFIIWDSHTILMYLVETYGKSSELHYLNSTEKFRVLQVLNLDCGTVFRRMSDCLRPLFYENESFIGQKNIKDLKEVYEILDKILKGNKFLAGDRLTIADISVFSSVVIGNLFLPVEEYVHLNKWLLEIQKMDLYAACEKGVEMIRTGLKIKLSK, encoded by the exons ATGGGCCTTAAACTTTATATGATATGGGGCAGTCCTCCAGTTAATGCAGTTCTTATGGTGGCCAAAGCTCTAAATCTGGAGTTAGAGTTAAAAGAACTAGATTTCACCAGGCAAGAGTACTTAGATGATTGGTATATTAAG ATTAATCCTTCCCACACGGTGCCGGCCTTGGACGATAATGGTTTTATTATATGGGACAGTCACACCATCTTGATGTACTTGGTTGAAACGTATGGGAAAAGCTCTGAGctgcattatttaaattctacaGAGAAATTCAGGGTGCTGCAAGTTCTTAATCTAGACTGCGGCACAGTATTTCGTAGAATGAGTGACTGCTTA agGCCTCTTTTCTACGAAAATGAAAGCTTTATTGGACAAAAGAACATTAAAGATCTTAAAGAAGTCTATGAGATCTTggacaaaatattaaaaggcaACAAGTTTTTGGCTGGTGATCGACTCACTATAGCTGACATTAGCGTCTTTTCCTCCGTAGTGattggaaatttgtttttacctGTAGAAGAATATGTTCATTTGAACAAGTGGCTTttggaaattcaaaaaatggaTTTGTACGCAGCTTGCGAGAAAGGTGTGGAAATGATTAGGACTGGGTTAAAGATCAAGCTCTCCAAGTAA
- the LOC136419406 gene encoding uncharacterized protein: VVTVTYYFALKWLIRELRNNILLFLVAIAAAVAERIPQVYEHLDEQLPPYIRLPRHLNKGQPLNIYQPQQDRLKSIYGRQQQADFRNLKLSSATLGPFSEDSDWKPFQPSFFNQKQGRSFDLNVAGSEAEAKASSDRQDQPIEYVYVSPNLLKSNLALHTDAAQQILENPDTKENHDINDLQRLLGKTPSVQLQGLQKLLDTKRAVEIEHNGSPPQFEDLQKQLDAVNKARADDLLAAAQKQAEAHIQAQHEAILKAQKQAQEEAFTKIEAHNRGAAHKEIPSSTPIPEVSALQERPSEQVLVSSPRGYSGHYASPSEDLRNAKPQIPVKFATTGLQIEGVPPRLYNPSEVQTYSPVSPYTFELVQHHQIPSTEATLVNVVPNIPHQTYQAESANQLHEDKVHEYAAKYSFGYRVLDEKQGNDYGHHEARDGIVTKGQYFVNLPDGRKQNVEYYSDKSGYHARVTYENIGVHSYVSNELAEHAVQEPVEEDPK; the protein is encoded by the exons GTAGTTACAGTGACGTATTATTTTGCTCTGAAGTGGCTGATCAGGGAGCTCAGAAATAACATC cTGCTCTTCCTCGTTGCAATAGCTGCAGCCGTGGCAGAGCGTATTCCACAAGTCTATGAGCACTTGGACGAGCAACTTCCTCCGTACATCAGACTCCCAAGGCACCTAAACAAGGGCCAACCCCTTAATATCTACCAGCCTCAACAAGACCGCCTCAAATCCATCTACGGCAGGCAACAACAAGCGGACTTCAGGAATTTGAAGCTCTCGTCGGCCACTCTCGGACCCTTCAGCGAGGACAGCGATTGGAAGCCCTTTCAGCCCAGTTTTTTCAATCAAAAGCAGGGAAGAAGTTTTGACTTAAATGTGGCTGGGAGTGAGGCTGAGGCTAAAGCAAGTTCAGACAGACAAGACCAGCCCATTGAGTACGTGTACGTATCTCCGAACTTGTTGAAGAGCAATTTGGCTTTGCACACTGACGCTGCTCagcaaattttggaaaatccagATACCAAAGAAAATCATGACATAAACGACCTGCAGAGGCTGCTTGGTAAAACCCCTTCCGTGCAGCTTCAGGGGCTTCAGAAGCTGCTAGATACCAAGCGTGCAGTGGAAATTGAACACAACGGATCTCCACCGCAATTCGAAGATTTGCAAAAGCAATTGGACGCAGTCAACAAAGCCAGGGCAGACGACTTGCTGGCAGCAGCTCAGAAGCAAGCCGAGGCTCATATTCAAGCTCAACACGAGGCTATACTAAAGGCTCAGAAGCAGGCCCAAGAAGAGGCTTTTACGAAGATTGAGGCTCATAACCGAGGAGCGGCGCACAAAGAAATTCCTTCTTCCACCCCCATTCCGGAAGTGTCAGCATTACAGGAAAGACCCTCGGAGCAAGTCCTAGTAAGTTCTCCTAGAGGATACAGCGGACATTATGCTTCACCCTCAGAAGATTTGCGCAATGCCAAGCCTCAAATTCCTGTAAAATTCGCCACTACAGGGCTTCAAATTGAGGGGGTTCCTCCTCGGTTGTACAACCCTAGCGAAGTCCAGACTTACTCCCCGGTGTCTCCGTACACCTTTGAACTGGTCCAGCATCACCAAATTCCTTCAACTGAAGCTACTCTGGTGAATGTGGTTCCTAATATTCCGCACCAAACTTACCAGGCGGAAAGTGCGAACCAGCTACATGAGGATAAA GTTCACGAATATGCCGCAAAATACTCTTTTGGATATCGAGTCTTAGATGAGAAACAGGGCAACGATTATGGACATCACGAGGCACGGGATGGAATAGTGACCAAAGGGCAGTACTTTGTGAACCTCCCTGATGGGAGGAAGCAGAACGTGGAGTATTATTCCGACAAAAGTGGGTACCATGCAAGGGTTACCTACGAAAATATTGGGGTGCACTCTTACGTCTCCAATGAGCTCGCAGAACATGCTGTACAAGAGCCTGTAGAGGAAGATCCTAAATAA